The Mailhella massiliensis DNA segment GTTCTTTCAGCGTCTCAATGATATTGGCGCGGGTGGCTTCGGTTCCGAGGCCCTTGCTTTCCTTGAGCGTGGCTTTCGCCTGACCGTCCTTGACCAGAAGATGGACGTGGGCCATGGCGTCAATCAGGCTCCCCTCGCTGAATCGTGAGGGAGGAGAAGTCTTTTTCCGCACGCTTTCCGCGTTACGGCAGCGCACGGCGTCGCCCTGTTCCATGAGCGGCAGAAGTTCCTGCTCCTGTTCATCGGAATCATCGTCATCCCTGGAAAGCGCCGTCCATCCGGCTTCCAGCAATCGCCGCCCTGAGGCTTCCCAGCGGGTATCTCCGAGAGCAACTGCGACTTTCTGGGCTTCATAGCGCATGGGCGGATGAAATTGCAGACAGTAGGCCGTGGCGATCAGCAGAAAAAGGGCGCGTTCTTCCCCGGCAAGGCTTTCCGCAGGTTCCCCGGTAGGAATGATGGCGTGGTGGGCGGTAATCTTTTTCGTGTTCCAGACCGTGCTTTTCAGGCTGGAATCCGCCTTGCCCGCAAGCTGCTCCAGGCCGGAGACTCCGGCAAGGCTGCTTAGGTTCAGGACTCATTAAATATAAAAGATGACAATGGCAGCAAGACAAATGGCCGAAAAGAACGTGTGGGCACAACGGTCATAACGCATGGCTATTCTGCGCCAATCCTTGAGTCGGCCGAACATGATTTCTATCTTGTGCCGCTGCTTGTAAACCTCCTTGTCATAGACCACCGGAGTTTTCCGGCTGTGTCTGCCGGGAATGCACGGCGTGATTCCTTTACGGGACAAGGCATGACGAAACCAGTCGGCATCATAGCCTCTATCCGCCAGAAGCTCCCTGGCCTGCGGCAGAGTATCAAGCAGGGCAGCAGCGCCTTTGTAGTCGCTCACCTGACCGCCGGACAGATGGAAGGCCAACGGTTGACCGAAGGCATTACAGACAGCGTGGAGTTTTGAATTCAGGCCGCCTTTTGTGCGTCCGATACATCGGGAAAGGCCCCTTTTTTCAGCAAACTTGCTGCTGTCCTGTGTGCCTTGAGATGTGTGGCATCAATCATCAAGCGTGTTGTGGAGCCGTTTTGCTCAACAAGCTCCGCAAAAATCCTGTTAAAGACACCCAATCGGCTCCAGCGGATAAAACGATTGTAGAGAGTTTTGTATGGTCCATACTCGCGCGGAGCATCTTTCCATTGCAGGCCGTGCTTGATGACATAGATAATGCCGCTGACGACACGCCTGTCATCGACTCTCGGAATGCCATGGGAACGAGGAAAGTAGCGTTTGATACGAGCAATCTGTTCATGAGAAAGATAAAAAAGTTCCTTCATGGCATCCTCCCTATGCCGACAATAAGAACTTTTTACCCTTTTGGCAATTAATGAGTCCTGAGCCTAGNCGGGTGGCTTCGGTTCCGAGGCCCTTGCTTTCCTTGAGCGTGGCTTTCGCCTGACCGTCCTTGACCAGAAGATGGACGTGGGCCATGGCGTCAATCAGGCTCCCCTCGCTGAATCGTGAGGGAGGAGAAGTCTTTTTCCGCACGCTTTCCGCGTTACGGCAGCGCACGGCGTCGCCCTGTTCCATGAGCGGCAGAAGTTCCTGCTCCTGTTCATCGGAATCATCGTCATCCCTGGAAAGCGCCGTCCATCCGGCCTCCAGCAGTCGCCGCCCTGAGGCTTCCCATCGGGTATCTCCGAGAGCAACGGCGATTTTCTGGGCTTCATAGCGCATGGGCGGATGAAATTGCAGACAGTAGGCCGTGGCGATCAGCAGAAAAAGGGCGCGTTCTTCCCCGGCAAGGCTTTCCGCAGGTTCCCCGGTGGGAATGATGGCGTGGTGGGCGGTAATCTTTTTCGTGTTCCAGACCGTGCTTTTCAGGCGGGAATCCGCCTTGCCCGCAAGCTGCTCCAGGCCGGAGACTCCGGCAAGGCGGCTTAGAATGGATGCGGCTTCGCCATGCTGCTCTTCCGGCAGATAGCGGCAGTCTGTCCTGGGGTAGGTGGTGAGTTTCTTTTCATAAAGGCTCTGGGCGACATCCAGGACGCGCTTGGCCGACATGCCGAGTCTGGCGGAAGCGGATTTTTGCAGGGAAGAGAGGCAATGAGGCAAGGGGGCGGGTCTGGTTTTCTTTTCCCGCAGCGCTTCCAGAACCGTTCCTTCCTTGCCGTTGACCGATTCCAGAACAGCGGCAACCTGAGCAAGGTCCACAAGACGCCCGGAGCTGTCCAGTCCGTCCTGCGAGTCGGAAGGCACGAAGGTGACGGAACATTCTCCGTGGGGGTGGATGATGCTTGCCCGCAGCACAAAATAATCCGAGGGCTTGAAATGGGCGATCTCCCTGTCGCGGGCCACAACCAGCGCCAGCGTGGGCGTCTGGACTCTGCCGAGGGAAAGCACTTCCGTGCGTCCGTTTTCTCTGCCTGTGATGGTCAGGGCGCGGGTGGCGTTTATGCCGACCAGCCAGTCGGCCATCATTCTGGCGCGGGCGGCGTCCCGCAAAGGAGCATTGGCGGCGTTGTCCGTGATGTTGCCGAGGGCGATGCTGACGGAGCGGTCATCCAGGGAAGGCAACCAGATACGGAAGACAGGTCCGCGATAGCGGAAATGTTCCAGCACTTCATCAACAAGAAGCTGGCCTTCCCGGTCAGGGTCGCCCGCATGGACGACGGAGGCGGCGTCGCGCAGCAGTTTGCCGATGGTGTCGAGCTGTGCTTTCGACGTGCGCTTGACCACATATTTCCATGAGGAAGGGATGATGGGCAGATGTTCGCGCCGCCATTGGGCATATTCAGGGCAGTAGGCTTCAGGATAGGCGGGTTCAAGAAGGTGGCCGAAGCACCAGGTGACGATGTTGTCTCCGCACCGGATACAGCCCTGTTCCGTGCGTCCCCCGCCAAGTCCTCTGGCAATGGCTTTTCCAAGATTCGGTTTTTCAGCGATGAAAAGTCTCATGCGTTATATCCTCATGCGCTGCGCCGAGGCAGCCTGCTGTTCCAGTAAGGGTGCGTTATGTTCCAGAGCGCCCGGAGCCGGGCGGAGTTTGTCGTCCATTTCCATGTGGAGAACGTGGGCCATCTTGTCGAAAAGCACGGCAAGCTCCATCACGGAGTCAGGGTCCTGCTTGAGGGCCAGATTGAGGAAGTCCGGGTTCTGAAGGATGAGGCGTGTTTTTGTGACCGGGTTGTCCGTGTTCTTGAAGGCAACGGCTGCCTCGGTGAAAGACAGCGGTTCGGAGAAGGCGCTGTTTCGGGAAAGGCGCTCGAAGACCTGCGAGCCGGAAGTTTCTTCGGCATGGAAGGAAACGCCGCAGGCCGCGTCGCGCTGCTTCTGAAGTTCCACCAGTTCCGGCCATGCTTCCCGTCTGGGAAACCACCTTGCCGCAGGCTGTTCATCGGATTCAAACTGATGCAGCACCGTCAGTATCTTTGCCGCTTCCGAAGCCGCCTGAAACACGGCTTTGACATCGCCGCCGGAAAATTTCTGATTCCAGTTGGCGATATAGGCGGCGGAATTCGTTTCCGGCATGGGCAGCGCAAGATGCGCGCCGGCCAGCATGGAAAACATTTCCGCGCGCATTTCTTCAAAGGCGTAGCTCTTTATGGTCTGCGTATTTTTCAGCTGACGGTTTTCCCGCGTTTCGTGCCCGGTGGCATGGAAGAACTCGTGCAGTTTGGCGGCGTAATATTCATCCGTACCGCTGAACCGTTCGGGATACGGCAGGGCTACCTCGTTTTTTTCCATGTTGAAGCAGGGATCGCCGCCGTAGTGCCTGACGTGAACGCCGGAGCTGGCGATGAAGCGTTCCACCATCTCATGCCGTTCAATCTGCGTCATGGCATGGGCGGGACGTTCCTTGGCGGGGAATCCTTCAATCTGGGCGGCATTGAAGACCGTGAAAGGATAGAAAAGCGTTTTACGCTGAACGTCGGGAACGTCCTGCCCCCGGTCCTTCATTTCTTCGATGCGCCGGAGTTCTTCCCTGGTCAGGAATTTCCAGGCTCCGTTTTCTTCCACAATGTAGGCGACTTCCTCCGGTCGCAGCACCTTGACGCCTCGTTCGCCCTTGCGGATGTTCATTTGCAGTTCGGGGTGGGCGTTCTGAAAGCTCTGAAGCTGGTTGAAGGTCATCCACCGGTCATCGGCGTATCCCCTGACAATGGTTGTCAGCAGCAGCCGAACCAGGTTCGCCCCGCTGTACTCTCTGCCGGTCACGGGACAGAACGGCATTCCCACAGGCGTGTCGGAGGTCCAGCCCCGTTGCCAGTCCCCGGCTTTTTCCGCCAGGGAAAGCATGGTTTCAGCGATGCCGTTGACGAACTCTTCCTGGACTTCGCGGCTTATCTGAAAGCGGTTTTTTCTTTCGCGCGGCTGCTCACTCATGCGTTTTCCTCCCTTAGTTCCACGATGACGGAATCCTGCTCGTCGTGCGGATTGAGAAAGCCCGCCAGAACGGCGTCCTCCCTGCTCATCAGGAAGGCCCCGGCGTCGAGCTGTCGTTCAATATGCCGGGGCGTAAGGGATACGCGCTCCTTTTCCCGGCAACGGACAGGGGAATCAAAGAGGCCGAAACTGTTGCGCGGAACGTCTTTCATGTCGAACTCCTTTCGGGTTGTTGAATTACCAGCGGCATCGTTTGCGCCAGAGGGTTTCGGTGTATCTGGTCTCCCGGCGTCTGCCCATGAACGCCGTGCGTATCGCTCTGAGACAGGCAAGAGGCGACATGCCGGAGCGTTGAACAAAGAACAGGGCCACAATGCCCAGGCAGGCAATGGCTGCCGTCCACCAGGACCAGTGGAACAGCCACAGCGCCAGGGGAAAGATGGCACGGGCATCCAGAATGAAAATTTTCGGCGTGAGACCGGTATCCCGCCAGAGAACTTCACCGTTCATGAGGTTTCCTCCAGAGCGAGAGCGTGGGACGGACTGTTTTGCCTTGCCTTGCGCTCCGCCAGAATGGCCTGATAGATGTCCCTGCCTATGTGGCCTCCGGCATAGGCGCGTTCGGCGGCATCCTGTATGCGCTGGCCGGAGGAGAAAAGCAGTTCTTCGGCCTGCGGAATCAGACGTTCCAGGGGCGTGTTCAGCAGGGTTTCCCGGATTTCGGGTGTGAAGGCCAGATATTCGCGCAGCGCCGTGCGTCCGCTGTTGTCCGGCAACGGAACGAGACGCTGGGAAATGATGAGCCTGAGACTGGAAATGAGCGTCGCCGTGATTTGCAGCCTTTCCGCAATGGGAAAGACGTTGATGATGCGGGAAAGAGTTTCCGGCACGGAGCGCGTATGCACCGTGGAATAGGCGGCAACGCCTATTTCCGCGCTTTCGATCATGCCCCGGAGCGTATCGGGATCACGGCTTTCCCCGATGAGCACCACGTCCGGCGCCGTGCGCGTTGAGTTGCGCGTGGCCGTAAGAAACGACCTCAGATGTTCGGGAATGGTGCTTTGCGATACCGGGCCTCCGGGGTTCGGTATGGCGTCAAAGTCGAATTCTATGGGGGATTCATAGGTGCTGACGTTGCGCCCGCCCTTTTCAATGATGCGTCGAAGAATGGCGGCGAGCAGCGTACTTTTTCCGCTTCCCATGACGCCAGTGACCAGAACCAGACCGTTTGACGGCATGGCATGGTCCAGAATTTTCTGTTCCACATGCAGGTCTTCCAGGGCCGGGGGCATGGAAGGAATGGCACGGAACACGATTTTGACGCCGGTGGAATAGCCGTCGGCCACCGGGGTGGCATTGCCGCGATAGCGGCGGCGCACACCTCGGCTTTCCTCGATTTCATGGGCAAAGTCATAGTCCGACTGGCCGGACTTGATGAGCGCGGCCACGGAATTGTTCCGGGTCAGGCGTTCCAGTGCGGACAGAAGTTCATCGGTCGTAATGGCCCGCTGCGTGACCATCCGCCATGTTCCGTTGAGGCGCATCCATGCCGGAAGCGCGGAACGCAGGCACAGGTCGGACATGCCGCAACGGGTTCCCCAGAGCAGCAGGTCGTTGATGCCCGCATAGTCCCAGCGGATACGCGGTTCACGAGGATACCAGCCGGGATTCGTCATGGTCATTTTCTCCCCTTTTTTACGGAAGGAGACGGGGCGACCGTGAAGGATGACGGCGCGGTAATCCGATAAACGCGCTGGCCGATGTTCAGCTTGTTTCCGTTGTCCGTGGTGTGCATTCCCAGGTCGGAAGAGGCGGTGCTGATGCGGCTCAGAAGATGCTGGGCCGTGAGCAGATGATACAGCATGGCTCCGCGATAGCTCCGCACCATCCGCGCCACGTTGTCTGCGTAAAGCTGATCCGCCTCTTTCAGCCCCTGCGTCCAGGCATCGCGCACGGCGCGTCGCCAGATGGCCCGCTCTTCGCTGCTTTGGGGCAGAACGGCGGGGTTAGGCTTTTCCGGTTCGGGAAAATCGTCCATCATCAGAAAGGTTCGCCAGTGAGGAACAACCGCGATGTACTGTGCCGGTTCAAGCATTTCATAAGTCGCTTTTGCTGCTGTCGCGGTTCCCGGCTCTTCAATCCGCATGGAGGCTCCGGCCCGTGCCAGAAGCGGCGGCATGATGAGGGCTTCCCCCTGCGTCAGAACAAGCGGCGTGAAGTTGAAGGCGGCATCCATGATGGTACTGAACTCTTCGGTTCTGGCGGCAAGCTGTCGGTAGCGCCAGGTTATGGCCGTCTGAAACGTAACAAGCCGGGCCGCCTCCTTGATGGCTCTGGGGCGCATGAGCTTGACGGCGGTATGCTCCTTTTCACTGCCGCCTTTCATTTCCAGAAGTTCCGCCAGCTCGTCGGGATCGCCTTTGCGCGGCCCCGAAGCAGGGTCGGCGGGAACATGCACGGCCAGGTATTGCCCGTTGCCGTCTTCAGCATAGGAGGCGTCGTAGGGGGTGAAGGCCTGGTCGTCGTTTGTTTTGTCCGCTGCTTTCGGCGCATTGACCGTGCCGGGGGGAACGGGCACGGGAGTCGTGGGGGCATTTTGCGGGCTCATTCCCGCGCACCCGGTCAGAGAGACGGCTGCGATGAAGGCCAGCAGAAGAGAAGCCGCCTTCCGGGGACCGAAAAGACGAAACCGAAGCGCAGGGATGAGACGGGCGAACATCGTCATGAATGAAGCTCCTTACCGGTGGTTCTTGCCAGCGTGAGAACGCGGTTGATGGGGTCGAAACGCACGGCGGCCTGGGGCTGTATCTGCCATGCGATGTCTTCCAGAAGTTCATGGGCGGGACGGTTCAGCCCATGCACCACCACGGTCATGACCTGTGCGGAGGGAGTTCCCGCTTCCCTGTAGCGAAAGCCGAGTTGCAGGCAGATTTCCTTGAGCGCTCCTTCTACGGGTCCCGTCCAGGTAATGGAGACAGGCAGATTCAGCGAAGGGGCGGAAGGCAGCAGCAGAGGCTGCAACCCCTGTCCGCGTAGTCTGGCGATCATGGCGAGTTCCCCATGAGCCTGTTCTGCCGCGTGTCCCAGGGTGGTTGATACGAAATCGGCGGGCGGAGGAGCGGAAGACTGCTCCCTTCCCACGCAGGCGGCGAGAAAAAGACAGCATAAACACAGCACAAGGTTGCGGAACATGATGGACCTCCTTTATGGATGAAAAGACATACCCCGCCCGAATTACGGGCGATGGGAAACGACGCCGACTCCTTGCAGCAGCCAGCGACCGAACGGCAGAAAACGGCGGTTACGCAAAAGGGAAATGCGCCAGAGCGTCGTGAGGATTCCAAAAAGACATGGCAGAGAGATGAGACAGAGGGCGATGACGGACAGCACGGTTCGCTGCCATATCGCCGCCAGAGCGCAGAGGACGACGGGAGCGATAAAAAGCGGAACGCGCAGACGCAGCACCCTGATGACGCCGGGAATATCCGCGTCGTCGGCGATGCCCCAGGCGGCAAGCAGCAGAGAAAAGTCCTGAGCAACCGCGTGTTGTTCCTGGGAAGAGCGATGACTGCGGAAAAAAGCGACACGGGCACAAAGTCTGTTCCGAAGAAGGGAACATTGCCGCATGGACTCGCAAAGAGCGGTAACAAAAGCCGTGGTCGAGAGATACTTTTTCATAGGCGTCAGCTTCTGAAGTTATCCTGTGATATTCGTGAAGTCTGGGAAACTCCTGACGGTGATTGCGTCGGCATCGCGTGCCCGGAGCCGGGGCTGTTCCATTGCCTCGAAATGTCGCCGCGAAGTTCCCTTGCGCCCTGCGCCCCGGAGCTGACGGTATTGGTGGAGGCGATAAAGATGCTTTTGACTCCGGCCTGGTCTTCCTTTTCTCCCAGCCCGTGGATTTGCTGACCTATCCAGCTGGTCACATGCTCCGGCAGGTAATGGATGAGAGAGAAGAACTTGTTGGCCGCCATGATGACGACGATGCCGAGGATGACCAGCATGGAGAACGTGCCGGTAATGCCGAGAATTTTGGTTTGTGCGGTTCCGGCGACGAACATCTCAAAGCTGGCTCCGAGAAGTCTGCCGAGGACGTTCATGAGAATGACGGCGGCAAAGAATCCCGCCACCATCAGAGGAGGACGGATGATGATGGCAAGGAGAAGAAAATAGCCTCTTTTGCCGTGCTGACCGGCAGCGCCGTCTCCGTCGGGCAGCGCATGGGCGCACAGCCAGAGCGGGGCCGCGACCAGGGCTTCCACAATGAGGATGATCCAGCCCACCATGGCCGAAATCCAGCGGATGAAGGGAATGGCGGGCAGGTAGTAGGCCAGCGCCAGCCCGTACAGCAGAAGGGGAAGAAAAACGGCGAACAGGGCAAAGGAGATATACTTGTCCAGATTCGGAATGGCCTTGCCTATGAGAGGCAGCTCCTTGCCCATGGAGTGCGCCACATCCACGACGCCGAGCGCCGAGGCCAGCCCCCATGCCGTACCGATGAAGTAGTCCCCCACATTGGAAATCGCCATGATGGGGTCCTGGCTGGAGAGCTTTTCAACGGCAATGGGCAGAATGTTTGCGGCGACCAGTTGATTCAACGTGGCCCGCAGCCAGTTGGTCAGCTCGTCAAAGGCCCGGCCTTCATCCGTCACGGACGGCGTGGCCGTGATGTCCGTGATTCCCCTTCGGCTGGAATAGGCGGTCTTGATATAGTTTGCCACACGTTCCTTCGCGGCTTCATAGTCCTGTAAGCCGTGCGTCCAGGCATACAGTTCGGAGACGGTATATTGGTGCGGGCTGTAGGTGATGCCGGAGTACATGGCCTCGCGGACTTCCTGATTGATCCATGCTATGGACCAGTAGGAAGAACCGGCGATGAGCCAGCCGTACTGGGCGGAGTTTTCCTGGAAGTCTGCGAGCTTGCTTTGAAGCTGTCCCTGTCCGGCATAGCTTTGCAGTTCGGAAAGAATGGCCGCATTGACCTGATTGGCGGCACTGTGCAGCGCACGGGGGTCAATGGAGGAAGACGGCGTTTCCGGGTCGGCAAGCTGCTGCGCCACAGAAGAAAGAGCGGAGATGGCCGTTCCTACGGCATTGACCTTACCCCTGCACAGGGCATCGCTTTCATCCACACAGGAAACCTGAATGGAACCCGCATTGCCGTTGAAAAGGAACTGGTATTCTCCCCCGGAGCGGAACCAGTTGCTTTTGTAATTCCATTCTCCGCCCGGCGAGATGTTCATGCCTCGACGCTCGTTCAGGTAATACTGGAGCGTCAAAGATTCCAGAGCGCCGTTGGTAATGGCCGCATAGTGCGTGACGTTCTGGTCCGGTGCCTGTACGGTGATCTGACCGGCGTGTTCCACAAAGTAGTCGGTCCCCAGTTCCCAGACGAAATTGCCGAGGTTGATGGAAAAACCGATGCAGGCCAGAATGGCCACCTGGAAGAGACTCAGCCCCTTGAAGATCGGAGCCAGAGCGCCCATGGCCCCCACAAAACGCAGGGGCATCCACAGGGAGCTGAAACGCTTGCCGAAGGGTACGCCTTCATGCGCCGTTCCGGCCACGGCCAGAGCCATGACCCACAGGAACAGCGCGGAAATGACGGCCAGCGCCACCAGATTGAAGGCGCTGAAAATCTGGAGCATCAGCTCCGAAGCCTGCGAGCCTCCAAGACCGGCTCCCCAGGTATCCCATCCCTGTCCGAGGAAGGTGTCGAGAATCTGCTTGCTGGCATCCGTGGGCAGAAGAATTTCCGAGGTGGCAGGGAGTTCAGAGGCCATGGCATCTCCCCTTTTCTTCATTGAGGATGTTGTTGACTTTGTGTCCAATTGAGCTACACTTTCTAAAAACAGGAGGACAATCATGCCTGCCAACGATTATGTTCGCGCCCGCATTGACCCTGCCATCAAGCATGAGGCCGCCGCCGTACTGGCAACCATGGGGCTGACGGTATCCGATCTCTGCCGCATGGCGCTGGCCAGAGTGGCTCATGAAAAGCGTCTGCCTTTCAGCGACGATATTCCCAATGCACTGACCCGTGAAACTATAGAGAAGGCGGAACGGGGAGAGGAAATATTTCACGCCAAGGATGCGGAAGATCTTTTCAGACAGTTGGGGATATAAGTGCGTAACTCCACTTTTACCGCTCAGTTTCGCCGTGATCTGAGAAAGGTGGAACATCGCGGCTACGATATGCAAAAGCTGAAAACGATAATCATGCTTTTGCTTAATGAGGAACCACTGCCTAAGCATTGTCGTGACCATGCCCTCAAAGGAGAGTGGAAACCATACCGGGAGTTGCATATAGAACCGGATTGGCTTCTTGTGTATAAAGTAAGCGAGAATGAGTGCGTTTTTTATCGTACCGGCACCCATGCCGATCTTTTTTCGCTGTAACAGGCGCATGGCGGTCTCCTATTGCTGTGCGCCGACCATGCGGGCATAAAGGTCGTCCATGTCCCTGCCGGTGGTTCCTTCCATGCGGGAAAGGAAGTCCAGCGCCGCAATGACGGTCAGGCGGTCCATAAGCTCCATGTTTTTTCGGGCAAGCTCCATCTGAAAAGCCTGCATGACCGCCATTTCCCGCAACAGTCCGGCATCCGTGGCCGTGGCTATCTGGGCAAACCAGTTGGGGTTGCCCACGCGCATCTGTGAGAGCAGTTTGTAAAGCCCGGCTTCCGAAAGTTTTCCGTCCACAATGCCGGGAGGAGTGCCGCTTCCTCCCGCTTCCGACCACTGATTCTGTGCCCATTCGGTCACGTCTTCCGGCAATGTGGGAGCGTGCAGCACGACATGGTGGTTGAGCGCTTCGGTAACGGCGGCCAGACGTTCTTCATGAACCTTCCTTGCCGCTGCGTAGGTCTGCCCCGCCGGAGTTTCTTTCTGTGCGTCCGTGACCATGGGAAGCGGACGGGGATTGGCCAGTGTCTTGATGGATTCATGCGCCTGCGCCACCTGGTCTTCCGTAAGCGTGCTTTGGAGCGGAAAGAGCGCATCCAGACTTTCGGGTTCGGAAGGCTGGTCGTCGGCCAGAATACGGTGCAGAAATTCCACCGGCTTTGCGCCGGGTGTGTTGGCATAGGCGAACTGTTTTTCCCTCATGGTCGCATGAATTTCCTGCCCTGCCTGTGCGCCGAGCTGTATTCCCGCGCCCAGCGAGGTTGCGCCGCAAAGCCCTGAAGGCTGGGCCGCAGTGCCGTACAGATCTTCGGTTTTCATGGCTTCGCCTGCGACGGCCTGCCCCTTGATGGCGGCGACATTGCTTTCCTTGAGCGCGACCAGCGCCCGGACGACCGTTGCCGTTTCGCTTTTGATGGTACCGATGATATTCTGTGCGGCCAGCAGAATTTCCGAACGGATGGCCTGGGCTTCCGCAGCGGTATAGGCGTTGACGGCCTGAATCGTTTCAGATTTGGCCGCTGAAATCATGGCGTTGATGGAACCGCAGCCGCAGCCAGCGGCCCAGACCTGGACCGGAAACAGAACAAGCGCCAGGGTAAAAAAGAGCTTTTTCATTGTTCCTCCGCCAGTTCATTGGCAATTTCCAAAATGACGTTGACGACTTCATCGTCGGAATCGCTCCTGTCCTCCACCTGCCGTCTGCGTCGTTCCACTTCGGCCTTGGCCGAACCTCCGGGAAAACGTCGAGCCAGTCTGCGCAAGGCCTCGGATGGTCCCAGCCTTTGATAAAGGTGATTGCGGATAGTCACGTCTTCCGTGGTGGTGCTGAAGGCCCAGAGAGACTGGCCGCCTATGGTCAGGCTGAGGACAAGCTGCGACATGCCCGAACCTGTGCGGAACAGGGCTACGAGATTGGAGCCTGACTTGCCGGGCTTTCCCAGACGGGAAAGGGCATGACGGCAGGCCCCGTTCAGACCGAAGCGGAGACTTAGATTCTCAATGCTCTTTTCCGTGCCGGACCCCAGAATGACGACCGTGGTGGCCAGTTCGTCTGTGATGATTTTGGGAATATCGTCGATGGATTGCGTATAGAGACCGATGGAAAGGTTCCATTTGCGGCTTTCACGGGCCATGGTGGTCATATCCGCCTGCAACTGGCCGGAAACCGAGGTGTTTTTGGTGACGCGATGCGCTTCGTCGTAGCAAAGCCTTTTAGGGTCCTCCCGAATCGCCTCGATTCGCCCGGCATGATAGTCCCGGTAGGCTTCGGGCATGAGCTGCACATCCGCAGGCATCAGGAAGAAGCGTGAACCGAGGACGTGCCGGGCCAGCATATACATGACGGCGGACTGACGATCCGCCGTGGAACCGCCGCGCGGAGCCACTTCATCAAGGTCAAGGCTGACGATCTGAGCGTCGCCGAGGTCGAATTGCGTGGGTTCCTTCAGGATGACATAGGCGTCGATGGCATCCAGAAGGGAACGCCAGACATTGAGGATGAGATTTTCGTCATAGGTGTTCTGGATGCCTTTGTTCTGCCTGATTTGCGAGCCGACATCCGCCAGCAGAGGCACGGCGTAGCGCTGGGCCTGCAACGCCTCATGGACATAGCCCCGTTCAAAAAGGGCATCGACCACTTCCCACCAGGACGTGGAAGCGTCCCGACGTATGCCTTCTTCCGTGATGAGGGCGTGCAGCTTCGGAAGCACGTTCGGCTGGTAAAGCCGGGGGTGATGGTTGTCGGAGAGTTCCTCATAGGCGAGATCAACCGCTCTGCCTATGAGTCCGGGAACACCGTCGGCCGGAGCCGTGACATCCAGAGGGGTGGCCAGCAAAGACAGCAGATTGACCAGAAATGCCTTGTGAGACGGCAGAGGTTTTCTGTTGCCGAGCGGCGTATCAAAGGGATTAATGGCATAGTCCGGCGTCATTCTGAGCCTGTGAT contains these protein-coding regions:
- a CDS encoding type IV pilus twitching motility protein PilT gives rise to the protein MTMTNPGWYPREPRIRWDYAGINDLLLWGTRCGMSDLCLRSALPAWMRLNGTWRMVTQRAITTDELLSALERLTRNNSVAALIKSGQSDYDFAHEIEESRGVRRRYRGNATPVADGYSTGVKIVFRAIPSMPPALEDLHVEQKILDHAMPSNGLVLVTGVMGSGKSTLLAAILRRIIEKGGRNVSTYESPIEFDFDAIPNPGGPVSQSTIPEHLRSFLTATRNSTRTAPDVVLIGESRDPDTLRGMIESAEIGVAAYSTVHTRSVPETLSRIINVFPIAERLQITATLISSLRLIISQRLVPLPDNSGRTALREYLAFTPEIRETLLNTPLERLIPQAEELLFSSGQRIQDAAERAYAGGHIGRDIYQAILAERKARQNSPSHALALEETS
- a CDS encoding zincin-like metallopeptidase domain-containing protein, with translation MSEQPRERKNRFQISREVQEEFVNGIAETMLSLAEKAGDWQRGWTSDTPVGMPFCPVTGREYSGANLVRLLLTTIVRGYADDRWMTFNQLQSFQNAHPELQMNIRKGERGVKVLRPEEVAYIVEENGAWKFLTREELRRIEEMKDRGQDVPDVQRKTLFYPFTVFNAAQIEGFPAKERPAHAMTQIERHEMVERFIASSGVHVRHYGGDPCFNMEKNEVALPYPERFSGTDEYYAAKLHEFFHATGHETRENRQLKNTQTIKSYAFEEMRAEMFSMLAGAHLALPMPETNSAAYIANWNQKFSGGDVKAVFQAASEAAKILTVLHQFESDEQPAARWFPRREAWPELVELQKQRDAACGVSFHAEETSGSQVFERLSRNSAFSEPLSFTEAAVAFKNTDNPVTKTRLILQNPDFLNLALKQDPDSVMELAVLFDKMAHVLHMEMDDKLRPAPGALEHNAPLLEQQAASAQRMRI
- the topB gene encoding DNA topoisomerase III, with product MRLFIAEKPNLGKAIARGLGGGRTEQGCIRCGDNIVTWCFGHLLEPAYPEAYCPEYAQWRREHLPIIPSSWKYVVKRTSKAQLDTIGKLLRDAASVVHAGDPDREGQLLVDEVLEHFRYRGPVFRIWLPSLDDRSVSIALGNITDNAANAPLRDAARARMMADWLVGINATRALTITGRENGRTEVLSLGRVQTPTLALVVARDREIAHFKPSDYFVLRASIIHPHGECSVTFVPSDSQDGLDSSGRLVDLAQVAAVLESVNGKEGTVLEALREKKTRPAPLPHCLSSLQKSASARLGMSAKRVLDVAQSLYEKKLTTYPRTDCRYLPEEQHGEAASILSRLAGVSGLEQLAGKADSRLKSTVWNTKKITAHHAIIPTGEPAESLAGEERALFLLIATAYCLQFHPPMRYEAQKIAVALGDTRWEASGRRLLEAGWTALSRDDDDSDEQEQELLPLMEQGDAVRCRNAESVRKKTSPPSRFSEGSLIDAMAHVHLLVKDGQAKATLKESKGLGTEATRLGSGLINCQKGKKFLLSA
- a CDS encoding IS5 family transposase (programmed frameshift); translation: MKELFYLSHEQIARIKRYFPRSHGIPRVDDRRVVSGIIYVIKHGLQWKDAPREYGPYKTLYNRFIRWSRLGVFNRIFAELVEQNGSTTRLMIDATHLKAHRTAASLLKKGAFSRCIGRTKGGLNSKLHAVCNAFGQPLAFHLSGGQVSDYKGAAALLDTLPQARELLADRGYDADWFRHALSRKGITPCIPGRHSRKTPVVYDKEVYKQRHKIEIMFGRLKDWRRIAMRYDRCAHTFFSAICLAAIVIFYI
- the icmT gene encoding IcmT/TraK family protein, with the translated sequence MNGEVLWRDTGLTPKIFILDARAIFPLALWLFHWSWWTAAIACLGIVALFFVQRSGMSPLACLRAIRTAFMGRRRETRYTETLWRKRCRW
- a CDS encoding DNA topoisomerase translates to MNLSSLAGVSGLEQLAGKADSSLKSTVWNTKKITAHHAIIPTGEPAESLAGEERALFLLIATAYCLQFHPPMRYEAQKVAVALGDTRWEASGRRLLEAGWTALSRDDDDSDEQEQELLPLMEQGDAVRCRNAESVRKKTSPPSRFSEGSLIDAMAHVHLLVKDGQAKATLKESKGLGTEATRANIIETLKERGYLVAEKKSIVSTPLGQEIIDLTPPALKDPITTAAWEDQLEAIAQGKGSLDAFLSEQKRLLPTLLSPILERKASPAHVCPDCGAALQRRKRKKDGSWFWSCSAYPDCKTILPDDNGKPGSPRPKPTLSEHACKVCGKPLVLRSSAKGKFYGCSDYPRCKQIYPVGENGAPVFEGRKGRKEQ